A DNA window from Palaemon carinicauda isolate YSFRI2023 chromosome 39, ASM3689809v2, whole genome shotgun sequence contains the following coding sequences:
- the LOC137631348 gene encoding LOW QUALITY PROTEIN: uncharacterized protein (The sequence of the model RefSeq protein was modified relative to this genomic sequence to represent the inferred CDS: deleted 1 base in 1 codon), producing the protein MSELSLLINSRKYIRSQVTKNVNQIEDCKLGSEVERRSLISKFHGFAEELKVYNSKIAKLLWEEEEDESKLNIEFEACESYLDKINFFIATLEATKDSVPPHSVLEEARSLLKSPTAPLPAFKSVEGENIEKFLSEFEEVIKTFKYTQRDKLLLLKQQVSGRASILLDSLETDKQTYEDAKLILRSALASPRFQKFTLIKQLTDMKMPYQTDPFAYVGQMKNFMESVKLLKMEVDDFLNYFFWNGMNSTFQSQLVNITNKTRPSLSEINDKIFEACERYCMASQKIYTKVKKFPKTSETVNLASNVNVEGQPTKAKCSLCAYDRATDDHQVFKCPVYNSNKAKVDKLKEIGGCLKCASSSHSAGLCKFRLHKKCRGCNGWHFTFLCIKKDSPKEEVVNARSLNKNSNLVNEKSEKVSTGVVFSVDALQCYGNRSALPTFTCQLEDHTQIRGLQDSGCQCNFITDRAVKKIQFKVLRRNVSLTVNGFNSAKSYNTKVVELNLKFGQEICKVEALCVPYININLKLPNLFRVASHFSAKGYTLADKQLLNNGDELNSIDFILGTNSAHCTMASTVRFGQDSPSVYFQTSFGVMLLGNVDTMLKNLHCLPDLNAVETSITCKSDVAQLDVGSLDSIGLGLGKFNDESILKHEEMVVEANFLVLNENGDINEQALQRATEQMLEYNCKRILNYDKEENETSVELNNSLVRYALNNATVNEDGRISMPLLWNSKVSHLLSKNYKLAEAVLKSNLKKLCKREMHLKLMDEVIKEQENLGIIEKIPNLKHYLTEHPEHSFLHHMGVFKLDRETTKCRVVFLSNIFEADPRKPMTVSHNQAIHPGPSLNQKLSSALLHLRFGSKIFCFDLKKAFNQIALRPSDQNKLLFLWVRSVKKKDFSLVGYKNLRLSFGLRCSPTILMLSLYKILVLDVDDDTQEVKNMKKLLYQLFYMDNGAYTFKNSDALEWAYTRLTNIFAPYRIELQQIVTNDGPLQEDIPNLVRQLNVYPDKDGILRVKSKFDRWKVDKTDRYKPVTHKIIEAGDIVLLKDPHTKALNYPLGIVKGVVKNDLGEVTNAQILKGKSGEVVKRHVTSLIPLLRDKGCISGIAPSVRPKKTIAVDSNYRYPKRAAAVASGLRTKDMLLK; encoded by the exons ATGTCAGAATTATCGCTTTTGATAAATTCTCGGAAATACATCCGCAGTCAAGTGACTAAGAATGTCAATCAAATTGAAGATTGTAAATTGGGTTCAGAAGTTGAACGGCGATCACTTATCTCTAAATTTCATGGATTTGCTGAAGAGCTGaaggtttataattctaaaatagctaagttattatgggaagaagaggaagatgaatccaaattgaatattgaatttgaagcttgtgagagctacttggataaaataaacttttttatagctacccttgaggctactaaagattcagttcctccccattctgtacttgaagaagctagaagccttttgaaaagccctacagctcctttaccagcatttaaaagtgtagagggagaaaatatagagaaatttctttctgaatttgaagaggttattaaaaccttcaagtacactcagagagacaaattactgctgctgaagcaacaagtgtcaggtcgtgcatccatactactcgattcacttgaaacagacaaacagacatatgaagatgcaaaattaattttaaggtctgctttagcatcccctaggtttcagaagtttacgttaataaaacagttgacagatatgaaaatgccttaccaaacagatccatttgcgtacgttggtcagatgaaaaatttcatggaatctgttaagttgttgaaaatggaagtggacgattttttgaactatttcttttggaatggaatgaacagcaccttccaatctcagctagtaaatattaccaataagacgaggccctccctttcagaaattaatgataaaatttttgaagCATGTGAACGATATTGCATGGCAtctcagaaaatttatacaaaagttaagaagtttcccaaaacttcagagactgttaatctagcctctaatgtgaatgttgaaggccagcctactaaggcgaaatgctctttatgtgcttatgacagagcaactgatgatcaccaagttttcaagtgcccggtttataatagtaataaagcaAAGGTGGATAAGCTGAAAGAGATAGGAGGTTGCCTTAAGTGTGCCAGTTCCTCTCATTCTGCGGGTTTGTGCAAATTTAGACTTCATAAGAAATGCAGAGGTTGTAATGGCTGGCATTTCACCTTTCTCTGCATTAAAAAAGATTCCCCAAAAGAAGAGGTAGTCAATGCTAGAAGTCTTAATAAAAACTCCAATTTAGTTAATGAGAAATCTGAAAAGGTTTCCACGGGGGTAGTATTTTCAGTGGATGCTCTGCAGTGCTATGGTAATAGATCTGCTCTACCAACTTTCACTTGTCAGCTAGAGGACCATACCCAAATAAGAGGTTTACAAGACTCGGGCTGTCAGTGTAATTTTATTACGGATAGAGCGGTTAAGAAGATTCAGTTCAAAGTTTTGAGGAGAAATGTGAGTCTTACTGTTAATGGTTTTAACTCTGCTAAATCATATAATACAAAGGTTgtggaactgaatttaaaatttggtcaggaaatttgcaaggtggaggccctatgtgtaccttatataaatataaatttgaagttgcctaatttgttcagggtggcaagccatttctctgctaagggttacacccttgcagataaacagttgctaaataatggggatgagttaaatagtatagatttcatcctaggcactaactctgctcactgcactatggcgtcaacagttaggtttggacaggatagtccttcagtatactttcaaacttcctttggagtgatgcttcttggtaatgttgacacaatgttaaaaaatttacattgccttcctgatttaaatgcagttgaaacttccattacttgcaagtctgatgttgctcagttggatgtaggctctcttgattccattggccttggattaggtaaatttaatgatgaatctatattgaagcatgaggaaatggtggtagaagctaattttctagttttaaatgagaacggggat ataaatgagcaagcactacaaagggccaccgagcaaatgttggaatataactgcaaaaggatccttaattatgataaggaagagaatgagacatctgtggaactcaataactctctagtaagatatgcacttaacaatgccactgttaatgaggatggaagaatatcaaTGCCTCTGCTATGGAACAGTAAGGTGTCACACTTACttagtaaaaattataaactagctgaagcagtgttgaagtcaaatttaaagaagctttgcaaaagggagatgcatctgaaactcatggatgaagtcattaaagaacaagaaaatttaggaataattgaaaagatcccaaaccttaagcattacctaactgaacatcctgaacatagttttttacaccacatgggggtgtttaaacttgatcgagagactacaaaatgcagagtagtatttctatcaaacatatttgaggcggaccctagaaaacccatgacagtaagccataaccaggcaattcatccagggccgtcgttaaaccaaaagttaagttcagccttacttcacttacgatttggttcgaagatattttgctttgatctcaaaaaggcttttaatcagatagcacttagaccttcagatcagaataaattactttttctttgggttagaagtgtgaagaagaaagatttttccttagttggttacaagaatcttagattgagttttggtttaagatgtagcccaacaattttgatgttgagtctttataagatactggttttggatgtggatgatgatactcaagaggtaaaaaatatgaagaaattgctttatcagttgttttatatggataatggagcttatACCTTCAAAAATTCGGATGCCTTGGAATGGGCCTATACTCggctaacaaatatatttgctccttatagaatagaattgcaacaaattgtcaccaatgatgggccacttcaagaa GATATACCAAATTTGGTAAGACAGTTGAATGTTTACCCAGATAAAGATGGAATTCTCAGAGTCAAAAGCAAGTTTGACAGGTGGAAAG TTGATAAGACTGACAGATACAAGCCTGTTACCCATAAAATCATTGAAGCTGGAGACATTGTTTTGCTGAAGGATCCTCATACTAAGGCCTTAAATTATCCACTTGGGATTGTTAAGGGGGTGGTAAAGAATGACCTTGGAGAGGTGACCAATGCTCAGATTTTGAAAGGGAAGTCTGGTGAAGTTGTGAAAAGACATGTTACCAGCCTTATACCCTTGCTCAGGGATAAAGGTTGTATTAGTGGCATTGCTCCCTCTGTGAGACCCAAGAAAACTATTGCAGTGGACTCTAATTATAGGTATCCAAAGAGAGCAGCTGCCGTTGCTTCAGGATTAAGGACTAAGGATATGCTCCTAAAATAA